In Microplitis mediator isolate UGA2020A chromosome 2, iyMicMedi2.1, whole genome shotgun sequence, a single window of DNA contains:
- the LOC130662958 gene encoding smad nuclear-interacting protein 1: MSGHQSHRDRSRRKDSRSDDYDVNRRERNNKDRYNIKNNRHDDNTSRNNNYDRSPPARRPRDRSRSRHRDDNRKTSRFDNRRNDRPRGNRNHDNFSFNDGDAGDGPARVKREPSPSWGRSRGSGDEEKPKPVDKEKPNFELSGKLTEDANTVNGIVIKYAEPDDARKPKRGWRLYPFKGEKSLPLLHVHRQSGYLLGRDRKVADIPLDHPSCSKQHAALQYRLVPYTREDGTSGKRIRPYLIDLESANGTFVNNVKLEPRRFHELLEKDVIKFGFSSREYVLLHERSKDDELDDDVAVPSDV, from the coding sequence atgtcagGACATCAATCACATCGTGATAGGTCGCGCAGAAAGGATTCACGGTCAGATGACTACGATGTAAATCGTCGCGAGCGTAATAATAAAGACAgatataacattaaaaataatcgacATGATGACAATACcagtagaaataataattacgacAGATCACCACCTGCAAGAAGACCAAGAGACCGCAGCCGTTCACGACATCGCGACGACAACAGAAAAACTTCACGATTTGATAACAGGAGGAATGATCGACCACGTGGTAACAGAAACCACGataacttttcttttaatgaTGGTGACGCTGGAGATGGTCCTGCCAGAGTTAAAAGAGAACCATCTCCAAGCTGGGGACGTTCTCGAGGGTCAGGTGATGAAGAGAAACCCAAACCAGTTGACAAGGAAAAACCCAACTTTGAATTGTCTGGAAAGTTAACAGAAGACGCGAATACTGTCAATGGTATTGTCATAAAATATGCAGAACCAGATGATGCTCGTAAACCTAAACGTGGTTGGAGATTGTATCCATTTAAGGGCGAAAAATCCCTGCCGCTTCTCCACGTGCACCGTCAATCTGGTTATCTACTGGGCAGAGATCGTAAAGTTGCTGATATTCCATTGGATCACCCTTCGTGTTCAAAGCAACATGCTGCTCTTCAGTACCGTTTGGTTCCTTACACCCGCGAGGATGGCACCAGTGGTAAACGAATCAGACCTTATCTGATTGATCTAGAGTCAGCTAATGGTACTTTTGTCAATAATGTCAAACTGGAGCCTAGAAGATTCCATGAGCTGCTGGAGAAGGATGTCATCAAGTTTGGATTCAGTTCAAGGGAATACGTTCTGTTGCATGAACGCAGCAAAGATGACGAGCTAGATGACGATGTCGCTGTTCCCAGTGATGTTTAG